CGTGCTTAGCACCGGCCAGATCATGATGGAGGAAATGGCCCTGCTCGGCGCGCTCGCCAAGTTTGGCCTCGGCATCGCCGACCTCGACAGCAACACGCGGCAGTGCATGGCCACCTCGCACGTCGCCTACAAGCAGTCGTTCGGCTTCGACGCCCCGCCGTTCACCTACGCCGACTTCGAGGTGAGCGACGTGCTGGTGTTCGTCGGCGCCAACCCCTGCATCGCCCACCCGATCATGTGGCAGCGCGTCATGCGCAACCGCCGCAATCCCGCGATCATCGTCGTGGACCCGCGCCGCACCGAGACCGCGATGGCCGCCACGCTGCACCTCCCCGCCCGGCCCAAGACCGACATCACCCTGCTCTACGGCCTCGCCCGCGAGGTGATCCGGCGCGACGCCGTTGATGCGGCCTTCGTGACGGAGAACACGAACGGCTTCGCCGAGTTCGCCAGCTTCGTGAACGCGTTCACGCCCGAGCGCGTCTGCGCCGAGACCGGCCTCAGCCGCGCGGACTTTGACCGCACTGCCGAGCTCGTCACACGGCCCGGCGCCCGCGTCTCCTACTGGTGGACGATGGGCGTCAACCAGAGCCACCAGGCCACGCGCACGGCCCAGGCGATCATCAATCTCGCGCTGATGACCGGCCAGATCGGCCAGCCCGGCACGGGCGCCAACTCCATCACCGGCCAGTGCAACGCGATGGGCTCGCGTCTGTTTGGCAATGCGACCTCGCTCATCGGCGGCTACGACTTCGGCAAGCCTGAACACCGCGCCCACGTCGGCGGCATCCTCGGCGTCGATCCCGCCGTGATCCCCGAAAAGGCCAGTCGCGCTTACGACAAAATCCTCGACGCCGTCGAGGCGGGCGAGATCCGCGCGCTCTGGGTGATTGCCACCAACACGGCCCACTCCTGGGTCAACTCGGGCAAGTTCGCCCGCCTGCGCGACAAACTCGATTTCCTTGTCGTGCAGGACATGTATGCGACGACCGAAACCGCGCAGCAGGCCGACCTCGTGCTCCCTGCTGCCGGCTGGGGTGAGAAGGAGGGCGTGTTTATCAACAGCGAACGCCGGCTCGGTTACGCCCGCAAAGTTGCCCGCGCCCCGGGCGTCGCGTTGAGCGACTTCTCGATCTTCAAGCTCGTCGCCGAGGCCTGGGGCTGCGGCCCGATGTTTGCCAAGTGGACGTCGCCCGGCGCCGCTTTCCAGCTGCTCAAGCAACTCTCCCGTGGCCAGCCCTGCGACTTCACCGGCATCCGCGACCATGCCCACCTCGAAGCCGAAGGTGGCATCCAGTGGCCGTATCCGGAGTCGCCCGCTGTGCCGCAGCCCGCCGCGCCCGGCCGCGAGCGCCGCCTCTTTGCCGACGGAAAATTCTTCACGCCCGACGGCCGGGCGAAACTTCTCTTCGACGAGCCTGTGCCGCTGCCGGAGCCGCCGGACGCCGCCTACCCTTTCCTGCTCAACACCGGCCGCGGCTCCTCCGCCCAGTGGCACACGGGTTCGCGCACCGACAAGAGCGCCGTGCTCCGCAAGCTCGCCCCGACTGTGCCGTGGATT
This DNA window, taken from Oleiharenicola lentus, encodes the following:
- a CDS encoding molybdopterin oxidoreductase family protein, which encodes MSALDELLLARSGPMTTELVQHPGDFGLGKVPARLAPAGTAKAICGFCSTGCSLKIHLNAEGQAINLTPDPDYPVNLGMACPKGWEALTPLAAPDRATTPLLRDAHGKMQPVDWTQALTVFTNRLQSIQAEHGKGAVAVLSTGQIMMEEMALLGALAKFGLGIADLDSNTRQCMATSHVAYKQSFGFDAPPFTYADFEVSDVLVFVGANPCIAHPIMWQRVMRNRRNPAIIVVDPRRTETAMAATLHLPARPKTDITLLYGLAREVIRRDAVDAAFVTENTNGFAEFASFVNAFTPERVCAETGLSRADFDRTAELVTRPGARVSYWWTMGVNQSHQATRTAQAIINLALMTGQIGQPGTGANSITGQCNAMGSRLFGNATSLIGGYDFGKPEHRAHVGGILGVDPAVIPEKASRAYDKILDAVEAGEIRALWVIATNTAHSWVNSGKFARLRDKLDFLVVQDMYATTETAQQADLVLPAAGWGEKEGVFINSERRLGYARKVARAPGVALSDFSIFKLVAEAWGCGPMFAKWTSPGAAFQLLKQLSRGQPCDFTGIRDHAHLEAEGGIQWPYPESPAVPQPAAPGRERRLFADGKFFTPDGRAKLLFDEPVPLPEPPDAAYPFLLNTGRGSSAQWHTGSRTDKSAVLRKLAPTVPWIEINPADAAPLGLITGQEVAVRSRRGETKALAVVTAIVQPGQVFMPMHFPEVNCLTFPAYDPHSRQPAYKACAVALDVLPET